The genomic DNA TCCCAGATGTCGGCGGCGATCTCCGCGTCCGGCACATCGACGGTGATGCGCTGCTGGGTACGGATGAGGCGGTAGACGTCCGCCATCCGCGCCACGAGTGCATCGAGGAGTTCGGCAGCGGTGTCCGGGCTGTCGGCCAGCGCTGAGAACCGGCGCGCCAGCGGGAAAAGTTCGACCCCTTGCTTGCAGTCGATGCCGACGAGGGCAACGTTCAAAGGAGCAAGGCCGGCGACCAGGTTGCGTTGGTAGACCGACTTGCCGGACTCCGTGGCGCCGAGGGTGAGGGCGTGAGGTATCGCGCGGTAGTCGCGGTAGTGCACCGACCCGTCCTCCCGAAGGGCGACCGGTACCCGCATCGCCCGGGTCTCCGTCTCAGCAGGCATCTGTACCCGCTTGAGCACGTCGTATCCGGTCATCCGCACCTCGACGACACCGGACCGCACCTCACGCGAGGTCACGCCGAACATCGAGAACGAGTGCCGAAGCCGGTCCGAGGCCGCAGCGATGTCGAAGACGTCCTGCCCGGGACGGAGCTTGAGTCGGAGGACCAGGCCGGTGCGAGTCGGCCGCAGTCGCCGGATACGCGGTGGGCGGGGCTCAGGTATCGGCTGGTTGGTGGCCCGAGCCAGAGCTAACCGCCACCGCGCCGGCGGAACGGTCAACCCGCACGCGTCCATGACCGAGCGGTACCGGACCAAGACCCGCAGCGCGGCCAGAGTGACCCCGAAGGCCAGCCAGTACCAGGCGGGCCGCCGCCACCGCAGGAGACCCGCAGCGGCGACGACCAGCACCAGAGCGACCGTGAAGGCGGTCATGATCAGGCCGCCTTCGACCCTGCGGCGGCGACGTCGGCGAGCGAGGTGACCGCGACCGCGCGGAACGCGATGCCGTGCCGCCGCTGACCGTTGAAGTCGTTCTCCCACGGACGTGCGACCAGGCCGGTGAGCGCGACCGGCGTACCCATGGACAGCTCACCGGTGATCCCGGGCTCCGGAACGGTGACGGACAGGATCTCCACCTCCTCATTCGCCGCGAACATCACGTCCACGGTCATGAGCTGAGCACCGGTCTCCATGTCGGTGGCGATCTCACCGGTGCGGCGGTCACGGACCTTGACCTGCGGAATCTTGGCGACCATCACGACAGCGCTGGAGGTGTCTACGGGAATCTGACGCACAGCAGATCACTCCTCTATAGATGCTGAACTCCGCCACTCATGTACATGAGTGACATGAAGAAGAGTGCCTGACTCCTGTACATGAGTCAACCCGCCGCGAAGAAGAACTCACGACGGGTTGCGGGAAGTTGAGCGGACGTCAGTCGTCGGCAGGGATCCGATACTCGAAAACGAACTGGTCAGCGGCCATGAGCGTGTCGCACACCTCGACCACCCGACCCGCAGTCGTACGGGCCTCCCGGATCAGGTGAACCACGGGCGCACCGGGACTGAGCGCCAGTTCCGACGCCTCCGACTTCGAGGCCGGGCGCGCTTGCAGCGTCTCGACGAACTCTGCGAACTCATGCCCGTGGTCTTCGAGTCGGGCGTAGATGCCACCGCCCCCGGGGTTCTCGGCGAACAGCTCGGGGATCTCCTTCACCACGTCCCAGGGCAGGTACGACGAGGCGGTTTCCACCGGCGTGCCGTTACGGAAGTAGAGGCGCCGGCGGGCCAACACCTGTGTACCGGCGGGAACTCCCAGACGCTCGGCGGCATCCTCGGGCGCGTCCATGGGACCGATGTAGAGGACGCTGACTTTCGCGGTGGCGCCGGACTGTGTGGACTCCGCGAGGTAGGCCGCCTGGCCACCTCGCCGGAGCGAGCGCCGGAAGCGATCGGAGGAGCGGTGCCGTACGGGGGGCCGGTTCTTCACGATCGAGCCCTTGCCATGCCTGGTCTCGACGAGCCCACTCGCTCGTACCTCGACCATGGCCTTACGGATCGTCCCGCCGGAGACGCCGTAGCGGTCCACCAGCTCGGATTCGCTCGGCACCATGTCGCCGGCCTTGAGAACCCCCGCCCGGATCTGCTGCACGAGGTCATCAGCGATCTGCACATACCGAGGACCGGAACCGGCCCCTCCCGCCGCAGTTCCCATAGCCCTTTCCTGCCTCCTATGCTCCTCTACATGAGTCAACCACAGGAAGCGGCACCCACTCCCCTGCACTCCGTGTCCGTCGCCGGAGTAGTGGTGCGCGAGGACGGCCGTCTCCTGGCGATCCGCCGAGCCGACAACGGCACCTGGGAGCTCCCCGGCGGCATCCTCGAACTCAACGAGACACCGGAAGCCGGCGTTGCCCGCGAGGTCTGGGAAGAGACAGGCATCCACGTCGAGGTGGAC from Streptomyces sp. NBC_00654 includes the following:
- a CDS encoding FtsK/SpoIIIE domain-containing protein yields the protein MTAFTVALVLVVAAAGLLRWRRPAWYWLAFGVTLAALRVLVRYRSVMDACGLTVPPARWRLALARATNQPIPEPRPPRIRRLRPTRTGLVLRLKLRPGQDVFDIAAASDRLRHSFSMFGVTSREVRSGVVEVRMTGYDVLKRVQMPAETETRAMRVPVALREDGSVHYRDYRAIPHALTLGATESGKSVYQRNLVAGLAPLNVALVGIDCKQGVELFPLARRFSALADSPDTAAELLDALVARMADVYRLIRTQQRITVDVPDAEIAADIWDLPDEFRPTPVVVLVDEVAELALYATKEEERRRDRIITALVRLAQLGRAAGIYLEICGQRFGSELGKGITMLRAQLTGRTAHRLNDETSANMAFGDIAPDAVLAAIQIPAELRGLAIAGDASGGWHRIRAPHTSLRQAVNLCNRYADRTPDLPELAPFRPATTGTATELVPSAKASPASA
- a CDS encoding GntR family transcriptional regulator; translated protein: MGTAAGGAGSGPRYVQIADDLVQQIRAGVLKAGDMVPSESELVDRYGVSGGTIRKAMVEVRASGLVETRHGKGSIVKNRPPVRHRSSDRFRRSLRRGGQAAYLAESTQSGATAKVSVLYIGPMDAPEDAAERLGVPAGTQVLARRRLYFRNGTPVETASSYLPWDVVKEIPELFAENPGGGGIYARLEDHGHEFAEFVETLQARPASKSEASELALSPGAPVVHLIREARTTAGRVVEVCDTLMAADQFVFEYRIPADD